One stretch of Eretmochelys imbricata isolate rEreImb1 chromosome 1, rEreImb1.hap1, whole genome shotgun sequence DNA includes these proteins:
- the LOC144278880 gene encoding olfactory receptor 51G2-like yields the protein MSAVNDTKFNAAVFLLGGIPGQEDVHLWISIPFCLMYVISIVGNSVILFIIKTDPSLHEPMYIFLSTLAITDLALSISTMPTTLRIYLFNTREISLNACFAQLFFIHSFECIESSVLLLMAFDRFIAICDPLRYASILTLPRIGKMGLVCVLRGMAVMLPLPFLLQQFRYCRSNVLSHCYCINQDVMKIACSDIRVNSIYGLSVTLLTEGLDSLLIFLSYVMILKTVLSITSHAECLRALNTCVSHLCAVLLFYTPMIGLSVVHRRGEGSFPFLKIILGYISLLVPPLINPIVYSVKSKHLRARIIRVFVK from the coding sequence ATGTCCGCTGTCAATGACACCAAATTCAACGCTGCAGTGTTCCTTCTCGgcgggatacctgggcaggaagaTGTTCATCtatggatctccatccccttctgcttAATGTATGTTATTTCCATAGTAGGAAATTCAGTCATTttgttcattataaaaacagatccaagcctccatgagcccatgtacattttcctttccacaTTAGCCATCACAGACCTTGCCTTATCGATATCCACCATGCCGACAACACTCCGTATATACTTGTTTAACACTAGAGAGATCAGCCTCAACGCCTGTTTtgcccagctgttcttcatccactcGTTTGAATGCATTGAATCCTCCGTGCTCCTGTTGATGGCCTTTGACCGCTTCATCGCGATCTGTGACCCGCTGAGATACGCTTCTATCTTAACCCTGCCAAGAATAGGCAAGATGGGACTGGTGTGTGTGCTAAGAGGGATGGCTGTAATGCTCCCACTCCCTTTTCTCCTTCAACAGTTCCGATATTGTCGATCCAATGTCCTCTCCCATTGCTACTGCATAAACCAGGACGTCATGAAGATTGCTTGTTCGGATATCAGAGTGAACAGCATCTATGGCTTGTCTGTTACACTCTTGACAGAGGGGCTGGACTCGCTGCTCATCTTTctctcttatgtgatgatccTCAAAACAGTGCTGAGCATCACATCCCATGCAGAGTGCCTCAGGGCCCTGAACACCTGCGTCTCCCACCTCTGCGCTGTCCTGCTCTTCTACACACCAATGATCGGCCTGTCTGTGGTACACAGAAGAGGGGAGggctcttttccttttcttaagaTTATCCTGGGCTACATCTCCCTCCTTGTACCACCCCTGATTAACCCAATTGTGTACAGtgtgaaaagcaaacaccttCGTGCGAGGATAATCAGGGTGTTCGTCAAGTGA